The Candidatus Binatota bacterium genome has a window encoding:
- the chrA gene encoding chromate efflux transporter yields MTPAPTSRKNPLRLGWEFFKIGCVSFGGFMAVISVVEDVFARRLGWIEQEDMLDGISLANVLPGPQAVNTAAYVGYGCGGSLGALASVVGILTPTYVLVTILTFLYFGVAQDMAVLDGFFAGLIPAVSAVIFSVVLRMWGKCVREPLTWLLAVGSAVLLFVSPPSIKLWVNLGILAGAAIAGMALLQPDDSPPPPGTPLPVARLLAMVALPLSLAGLYLAAPPLDPDGIAQIGLTFGGLGVLLFGGGYVFIPLIMDAVVTDAGWLTVAEFNDGIAFSQMTPGPIVICAAFIGQKVAMEQHGPLWGIVGGLVATAAIFGPPAVLMIAASQVFDHIKASRRAQGALRGIRAAVVGMIAVAGVIILGNSVPQGQVPVAEYVSTILPSLLIMVVAFVALVRFEIGLVAVIPAAGIAGWFLF; encoded by the coding sequence ATGACTCCTGCGCCCACCAGCCGGAAAAACCCCCTGCGACTAGGCTGGGAATTCTTCAAGATAGGCTGCGTCTCGTTTGGCGGCTTCATGGCCGTGATCTCCGTGGTCGAGGACGTGTTTGCCCGGCGCCTCGGCTGGATCGAGCAGGAGGACATGCTCGATGGTATCTCGCTTGCCAACGTTCTTCCCGGTCCCCAGGCGGTAAACACGGCGGCTTACGTCGGGTATGGCTGCGGCGGATCGCTCGGGGCACTTGCTTCCGTGGTGGGCATCCTGACGCCCACCTACGTCCTGGTTACGATCCTGACCTTCCTGTACTTCGGAGTCGCACAGGACATGGCGGTGCTGGACGGGTTTTTTGCCGGCCTGATTCCCGCGGTATCGGCAGTGATCTTCAGTGTCGTTCTACGCATGTGGGGCAAGTGCGTACGGGAACCCCTCACCTGGTTACTCGCCGTCGGGTCAGCGGTGCTCCTGTTCGTTTCGCCCCCATCGATCAAGCTGTGGGTCAACCTGGGCATACTCGCAGGTGCAGCGATCGCGGGCATGGCGCTTTTGCAACCGGACGATTCTCCGCCGCCTCCTGGGACACCGTTACCCGTTGCCCGCCTGCTCGCCATGGTTGCCCTGCCACTGTCCCTTGCCGGACTCTACCTCGCGGCCCCTCCCCTTGACCCCGACGGCATCGCCCAGATCGGTCTGACCTTCGGGGGATTAGGCGTGTTGTTGTTCGGCGGCGGTTACGTCTTCATCCCGCTGATCATGGACGCGGTGGTCACAGACGCCGGCTGGTTGACCGTCGCAGAGTTCAACGACGGTATTGCTTTCAGCCAGATGACACCCGGGCCTATCGTGATCTGCGCGGCGTTCATCGGACAGAAGGTAGCAATGGAACAACATGGCCCGCTTTGGGGAATAGTCGGCGGGCTGGTTGCCACGGCGGCTATCTTCGGCCCGCCGGCCGTACTGATGATTGCCGCCTCCCAGGTTTTTGACCACATCAAGGCAAGCCGTCGCGCGCAGGGAGCCCTGCGCGGAATTCGAGCGGCCGTGGTGGGCATGATCGCCGTCGCCGGCGTCATAATACTGGGGAACTCGGTGCCGCAGGGCCAGGTCCCTGTAGCCGAGTACGTATCGACGATCCTGCCTTCGTTGCTGATCATGGTGGTGGCGTTCGTCGCCCTGGTGCGTTTCGAGATCGGGCTTGTCGCGGTTATCCCCGCAGCAGGAATCGCCGGTTGGTTCCTGTTCTGA
- a CDS encoding cyclic nucleotide-binding domain-containing protein, which translates to MKAVFIVGEQRSGSNLLRLMLAQAGIAAPHPAHVLTRMMPLVASFGDISKDSNWHQLVDDCCALIERNPVPWNPLETLDRADIASRCRERSLVAIFGAIMDTYAEAHGQDMWACKSMGYIEFASQLDAYFGDPKYIYLYRDGRDVTLSFTKAVIGEKHPYHIARRWAELQRMCLSERERIGPQRFFSLCYEDLLENPENILRDCCKFLDIPFREEMLSFHDSSDAVSTASKSQLWQNLDQPVMKDNSRKFLREMSEESVRIIESVAGDVLDQLGYERVFTQPGQEQVFTPEDLAGFDEENRRSKESQKAFMDSEDLERRQHQLSLLTERVYFLKGLSHAEILRLLAYLEERHYEPGDTVMWQEEPTNDLFFVISGSLEVLQDDEEIAVLADGAPFGELGFITGKPRTATVRALTTSRVFHLRRQDFAALEENDPGIAVRILWAISEHLIVRFA; encoded by the coding sequence ATGAAAGCAGTCTTCATCGTCGGTGAGCAGCGATCCGGTTCCAACCTGCTCAGGCTTATGCTCGCGCAGGCAGGAATCGCCGCGCCCCACCCCGCACACGTTCTTACGCGCATGATGCCCCTGGTGGCGTCTTTCGGCGACATCTCCAAGGACTCCAACTGGCATCAGCTCGTCGATGACTGCTGCGCTCTCATCGAGCGCAATCCCGTTCCGTGGAACCCACTGGAGACGCTCGACCGGGCCGACATCGCATCGCGCTGTCGCGAGCGCTCACTGGTGGCCATATTCGGAGCGATAATGGACACCTATGCCGAAGCCCACGGGCAGGACATGTGGGCCTGTAAAAGCATGGGCTATATCGAGTTCGCTTCCCAGCTGGATGCCTACTTCGGAGACCCGAAATACATTTACCTCTACCGGGATGGCAGGGACGTCACCCTGTCCTTCACCAAGGCCGTCATCGGCGAGAAGCATCCGTATCACATTGCCAGGCGATGGGCTGAACTACAGCGCATGTGCCTGTCCGAGCGCGAGCGCATAGGACCGCAACGGTTCTTCAGCCTCTGCTACGAGGACTTGTTGGAGAACCCTGAGAATATTCTTCGCGATTGCTGCAAGTTCCTCGACATCCCGTTCCGCGAAGAAATGCTCAGCTTCCACGATTCCAGTGATGCGGTGAGCACGGCCAGCAAGAGCCAACTATGGCAGAACCTCGACCAGCCCGTCATGAAAGACAACTCGCGCAAATTTCTTCGCGAGATGAGCGAGGAGTCTGTCCGTATCATCGAGTCCGTCGCCGGAGACGTACTTGACCAGTTGGGCTACGAGCGTGTTTTTACCCAGCCGGGCCAGGAGCAGGTCTTCACCCCCGAAGACCTCGCCGGCTTCGACGAAGAAAACCGGCGGTCCAAGGAATCGCAGAAAGCCTTCATGGACAGCGAAGACCTCGAGCGACGGCAGCACCAGCTCTCACTCCTCACCGAGCGCGTCTACTTCCTCAAGGGGCTCTCCCACGCCGAGATCCTTCGGCTGCTCGCCTACCTCGAAGAGCGGCACTACGAGCCCGGTGACACGGTGATGTGGCAGGAGGAACCGACAAACGACCTGTTCTTCGTTATTTCCGGTTCACTCGAAGTGCTGCAGGACGACGAGGAGATCGCCGTCCTGGCCGACGGCGCGCCGTTCGGCGAACTGGGCTTCATTACCGGAAAGCCACGAACAGCCACCGTGCGGGCGCTGACAACTTCCAGGGTGTTTCACCTGCGCCGGCAGGATTTCGCCGCGCTCGAAGAGAACGACCCCGGCATTGCGGTCAGGATCCTGTGGGCAATCTCCGAGCACCTCATCGTGCGCTTTGCATGA
- a CDS encoding acylphosphatase (catalyzes the hydrolysis of acylphosphate) produces the protein MNGSGGGNAGESNTGERVRLHLLISGRVQGVAFRYCMADRCRQLGVTGWVRNLADGSVEAEIEGDPKAVESAVAWARQGPPAARVAEVVTDERPVRSGTGFEIAY, from the coding sequence GTGAACGGCAGCGGTGGAGGCAACGCGGGTGAAAGTAACACGGGCGAACGTGTGCGCCTGCACCTGCTCATCAGCGGCCGCGTGCAGGGCGTGGCATTCCGCTACTGCATGGCCGACCGGTGCCGACAGTTGGGAGTGACCGGCTGGGTGCGCAACCTTGCCGACGGCAGCGTCGAGGCCGAGATAGAGGGCGACCCGAAAGCGGTGGAGTCGGCCGTAGCCTGGGCGCGGCAGGGCCCACCGGCCGCGCGTGTGGCCGAGGTCGTAACCGACGAGCGCCCCGTGCGTAGCGGGACGGGCTTCGAAATCGCCTACTGA
- the ligA gene encoding NAD-dependent DNA ligase LigA — MARELEEHNRRYYLLDDPAISDAEYDGLLRELEQLEAEHPGLSHPGSPTQRPGTAPLESFEPFTHLRPMLSLANLFDEQELGEFLERVDKGLSGESCDFVLEPKLDGVAVNLLYEDGRLLAAGTRGDGRRGEDVTANVRTLASVPIELLAVDGREPPARLELRGEVVIAKADFARLNLDRDEAGEPVFANPRNAAAGSLRQLDSAVTASRPLVFYAHSHGVCEPVGFEKHSDFLAWAGRAGVLVHPRVRRRQGQSAILSWCRELERDREQLDVDIDGAVIKVDSLEQQRRLGELSRSPRWASAWKFKARQATTRLLAINASVGRLGTLTPVAELEPVNVGGVVVSNASLHNTDEIRRKDIRVGDLVVVERAGDVIPQLVSSLADERDGSEKRFRMPRKCPSCRSPIKRQKGEVAHRCNNRSCPAQLRETLRHFASRNAMDIDGLGEKLVAVFVDNGMVASFADLYRLDTEAVAALDRMGEKSAEKLATAIDGSRDRPLSRLLFALGIRHVGESAARSLARAFGSLDALARADEQALVDIDGVGPEMAASLLAFFADPANRTMLDELVAAGLRPTPEITLATSEASALSGKTVVLTGTLSIARNRAKDLVQAAGATVSSTVSKRTDYLVAGENPGSKLRKAEQLGVEVLDEDGLMRLLGGESAGPDDPAGEQGELPLR; from the coding sequence CTGGCCCGCGAGCTCGAAGAGCACAACCGGCGCTACTACCTGCTCGACGACCCCGCGATAAGCGACGCCGAGTACGACGGCCTGCTAAGAGAGCTCGAACAGCTGGAGGCCGAGCACCCAGGACTGAGCCACCCCGGCTCGCCCACGCAGCGGCCGGGTACTGCGCCGCTCGAATCCTTTGAGCCGTTCACGCACCTGCGGCCCATGCTGTCGCTTGCCAACCTGTTCGACGAGCAGGAACTTGGCGAGTTTCTCGAGCGCGTGGACAAGGGGCTGTCAGGCGAGAGCTGCGACTTTGTGCTCGAGCCCAAGCTTGACGGCGTGGCCGTCAACCTGCTTTACGAAGACGGCCGCCTGCTGGCCGCCGGTACCCGCGGCGATGGCCGCAGGGGCGAAGACGTCACGGCCAACGTGCGCACCTTGGCCAGCGTACCGATTGAATTGCTCGCCGTAGACGGACGCGAGCCCCCGGCGCGCCTCGAGCTGCGCGGCGAGGTGGTGATAGCCAAGGCTGACTTCGCGCGCCTGAACCTGGATCGCGACGAGGCCGGCGAGCCGGTGTTTGCCAACCCTCGCAACGCCGCCGCCGGGTCGCTGCGCCAGCTCGACTCCGCGGTCACCGCCTCGCGGCCACTGGTTTTTTACGCCCACAGCCACGGCGTGTGCGAACCGGTGGGCTTTGAAAAACACTCTGACTTTCTTGCCTGGGCCGGACGCGCCGGGGTACTGGTGCACCCGCGCGTGCGCCGGAGGCAGGGCCAGTCGGCCATACTGTCCTGGTGCCGCGAGCTCGAGCGCGACCGCGAACAACTCGACGTCGACATCGACGGCGCCGTGATCAAGGTGGACAGCCTCGAGCAACAACGCCGACTGGGAGAACTGTCGCGCTCGCCGCGCTGGGCGTCGGCGTGGAAGTTCAAGGCGAGGCAGGCCACCACTCGCCTGCTGGCCATCAACGCGTCGGTGGGACGGCTGGGCACGTTAACGCCGGTGGCCGAGCTGGAGCCGGTAAACGTGGGCGGCGTGGTGGTATCAAACGCCTCGCTGCACAACACAGACGAGATACGGCGCAAGGACATACGCGTGGGCGACCTCGTGGTAGTCGAGCGGGCCGGCGACGTCATCCCCCAGCTGGTCTCATCGCTGGCCGACGAGCGCGACGGCAGCGAAAAGCGCTTTCGCATGCCGCGCAAGTGCCCGTCGTGTCGCTCGCCGATTAAACGCCAGAAGGGAGAAGTAGCCCACCGCTGCAACAACCGCAGCTGTCCCGCGCAACTGCGCGAAACCCTGCGCCACTTTGCCTCGCGCAACGCCATGGACATAGACGGCCTGGGCGAAAAGCTGGTGGCGGTATTCGTAGACAACGGCATGGTGGCGAGTTTTGCCGACCTCTACCGCCTCGACACCGAGGCAGTGGCAGCACTTGACCGCATGGGCGAAAAATCGGCCGAGAAGCTCGCCACCGCGATTGACGGCAGCCGCGACCGTCCCTTGTCGCGCCTGCTCTTCGCGCTGGGAATACGCCACGTGGGCGAGAGCGCAGCGCGCTCGCTTGCCCGCGCCTTCGGCAGCCTCGATGCACTTGCCCGGGCCGACGAACAGGCGCTCGTAGACATAGACGGGGTAGGCCCCGAAATGGCGGCCTCGCTGCTGGCCTTCTTTGCCGACCCGGCCAACCGAACGATGCTCGATGAACTGGTGGCGGCCGGCTTGCGTCCGACTCCCGAAATAACCTTGGCCACATCGGAAGCAAGCGCGCTGTCGGGCAAGACGGTGGTGCTCACCGGCACGCTGTCGATCGCGCGCAACCGCGCCAAGGACCTGGTGCAGGCCGCCGGCGCGACGGTGAGCTCCACGGTGAGCAAGCGCACCGACTATCTCGTTGCCGGCGAAAACCCGGGCTCCAAGCTTCGCAAGGCCGAGCAACTGGGAGTTGAAGTGCTCGACGAAGACGGCCTCATGCGCCTGCTGGGTGGCGAAAGCGCCGGCCCCGATGACCCGGCCGGCGAGCAGGGCGAGCTGCCACTGCGGTGA
- a CDS encoding helix-hairpin-helix domain-containing protein, whose product MAVGLLAVSLVAVTPADAVAKTDINRAGIEQLIELPGVGPAKARAIVEAREASPFSSVDDLARVSGIGPATVDSLREYVMVAPPGKKK is encoded by the coding sequence ATGGCGGTGGGCCTGCTCGCGGTTTCCCTCGTGGCCGTGACACCGGCCGACGCCGTGGCGAAGACCGATATCAACCGGGCTGGCATCGAGCAGCTCATCGAGTTGCCCGGCGTCGGACCGGCCAAGGCCCGTGCCATTGTCGAAGCCCGCGAAGCCTCTCCTTTCAGTAGCGTTGACGATCTCGCCAGGGTGAGCGGCATCGGCCCGGCCACGGTGGATTCGCTGCGCGAGTACGTGATGGTGGCGCCGCCAGGCAAGAAAAAATAG
- a CDS encoding phosphotransferase family protein, with the protein MSAEEQLKALSLFIASRNGATDVDLSAYRAHTEGFSMETFSFDARWIEPGGEVFDGRLIARVQPEAGLLEPYDLRPQVLAMRAVHGTVAVPELLWFEEGSEVLGAPFYVNRFVAGDVPVPSEGPSGELPIEDPLERESLARDFAGNLAALHRFDWQAAGLSELGGPDGVPEDGRDAARRAVANWRGYHERSRAGAAPMMARAFKELEARLPRESPLCLVHGDYRTGNFLRVGGRITAILDWEMTHLGDPMEDLAWACSRIWRGQSDMPGLLVERERLLLMYSEAGGLDIDEQRLAFYDLLAAVKMSAIMTTGLRAWADGRTNDVRMLMFRHQLAGLQVIMAESAGVVGALS; encoded by the coding sequence TTGTCTGCCGAAGAACAACTCAAAGCACTGTCGCTGTTCATAGCGTCGCGTAACGGCGCGACCGACGTCGACCTGTCTGCCTACCGGGCGCACACCGAGGGCTTCTCGATGGAGACCTTTTCTTTTGACGCCCGCTGGATCGAACCCGGTGGCGAGGTTTTTGATGGCCGCCTCATCGCCAGGGTACAGCCCGAGGCCGGCTTGCTTGAGCCCTACGATCTCAGGCCGCAGGTACTGGCCATGCGGGCAGTTCACGGCACAGTGGCCGTGCCCGAGTTGCTGTGGTTCGAAGAAGGGTCCGAGGTCCTGGGCGCTCCGTTCTACGTGAACCGTTTCGTTGCGGGCGACGTGCCCGTGCCCAGCGAAGGTCCCTCGGGCGAGCTGCCCATAGAAGACCCGCTTGAGCGCGAATCGCTGGCCCGCGATTTTGCGGGCAACCTGGCGGCCCTGCATCGCTTTGACTGGCAGGCAGCCGGGCTCTCGGAACTCGGCGGGCCCGACGGCGTTCCCGAAGACGGCCGCGACGCCGCGCGGCGGGCGGTGGCCAACTGGCGTGGCTACCACGAGCGCTCGCGCGCGGGTGCTGCGCCGATGATGGCGCGCGCTTTCAAGGAGCTCGAGGCGAGGCTGCCCCGGGAATCTCCGCTATGTCTTGTGCACGGTGATTACCGCACCGGAAATTTTCTGCGCGTGGGTGGCCGCATCACCGCTATACTCGACTGGGAAATGACTCACCTGGGCGACCCCATGGAAGACCTGGCCTGGGCCTGTTCGCGTATATGGCGCGGCCAGAGCGACATGCCGGGACTGTTGGTCGAGCGCGAGCGACTGCTCCTCATGTACTCGGAGGCGGGCGGGTTGGACATCGACGAGCAGCGGCTGGCCTTCTACGACCTGCTGGCGGCCGTCAAGATGTCGGCCATCATGACCACGGGCCTGCGCGCCTGGGCCGACGGCCGCACCAACGACGTGCGCATGTTGATGTTTCGCCACCAACTGGCCGGCCTGCAGGTCATCATGGCCGAGTCAGCCGGTGTAGTGGGGGCCTTGAGCTGA
- a CDS encoding type 1 glutamine amidotransferase, with product MRKILVFQHVAHELLGTLNPLLKDSGFRIRYVNFDRDPAARPSLDGYFGLVVLGGPMNVDQVDLYPFLAVEVELVAEALQRGMPVLGICLGAQILARALGADVRPHHSKEIGWYQINPTPAGADDPVFAGMSDTEHIFQWHGDTFDIPSGAVHLASSPDCENQAFRYGDTAYGFQFHLEVDRPMVERWLTVPHNRQEITDLNGAIDPEQIRSDTLQHIDKLQRLSDDTFSRWIKLFGLPRSTVFSSR from the coding sequence ATGCGAAAAATACTCGTCTTTCAGCACGTAGCCCATGAGCTGCTGGGTACCCTGAACCCCCTGCTCAAGGATTCGGGCTTCCGCATACGCTACGTCAACTTTGACCGCGACCCCGCGGCCCGCCCCAGTCTCGACGGTTACTTCGGGCTGGTCGTCCTGGGTGGACCCATGAACGTGGACCAGGTGGACCTCTACCCCTTCCTGGCCGTCGAGGTCGAGCTGGTGGCCGAAGCCCTGCAGCGGGGCATGCCCGTGCTCGGCATCTGCCTTGGCGCGCAGATACTGGCCCGCGCCCTGGGCGCCGATGTGCGACCGCACCACAGCAAAGAAATCGGTTGGTACCAGATCAACCCCACCCCGGCGGGCGCTGACGATCCGGTGTTTGCCGGCATGTCGGACACCGAGCACATCTTTCAGTGGCACGGCGATACCTTCGACATACCCAGCGGAGCCGTGCACCTGGCCAGCTCACCCGACTGCGAAAACCAGGCCTTCCGTTATGGCGACACCGCCTACGGGTTCCAGTTTCACCTCGAAGTAGACAGGCCCATGGTCGAAAGGTGGCTCACCGTACCGCACAACCGCCAGGAAATAACCGATCTCAACGGGGCCATAGACCCCGAGCAGATACGCAGCGACACGCTGCAGCACATCGACAAGCTGCAACGCTTGAGCGACGACACCTTCAGCCGCTGGATCAAGCTCTTCGGGCTTCCTCGCAGTACGGTCTTCTCGTCGCGCTGA